A window from Telopea speciosissima isolate NSW1024214 ecotype Mountain lineage chromosome 8, Tspe_v1, whole genome shotgun sequence encodes these proteins:
- the LOC122670677 gene encoding leucine-rich repeat receptor-like serine/threonine/tyrosine-protein kinase SOBIR1, which yields MASPIPHFHLLYLTLLAIVHLFFLVDAKLVLHNSEYHALSTIWSDFGFPTQLGISASAGNPCYDTIGIYCQGINSTDSPPVLRVTRIVLDSRGLNGFLPPAIGQLSELKELSLANNHLVDYIPPHIVDCRKLEVLNLQNNRLSGEIPPEVSSLVHLRSLDLSSNKFSGDLKFLKYFPNLENLSLASNLFSGRVPKSLRSFRNLRYLNLSGNNYLQGSQVPAINQVDYSISRLKTKTKTRSNLPNRYVFTESSTNSNYSSSAVAPLPSTWKSNHSNSNAQAPSPSKSSNPHKHHKSKKKIKGWLFGFLAGVATGLISGLMMSIFFRMLLICIRGRSKDSGPVIFSPLIKDAEAIAFLEKEDALSSLEIIGKGGCGEVYKTELPGSNGKIIAIKRIIQPQTTEATDLEEEDSKAMNKKLRQIRSEILTVGQIRHRNLLSLLAHIPRPDCHLLVYEYMKNGSLHDTLIQVSDGISELEWNVRHRIALGIAAGLEYLHMNHSPRIIHRDLKPANILLDDDMEARIADFGLAKAVPEANTHVTTSNVAGTVGYIAPEYHQTFKFTDKCDIYSFGVILAVLVVGKLPSDEFFQQTDEMSLVKWLRNVMTSENPKRAIDEKLMGNGYEEQMLLVLKIACFCTVDNPKERPNSKDIRCMLSQVKS from the coding sequence ATGGCTTCTCCTATCCCCCACTTTCATCTTCTCTATCTCACTCTCTTGGCTATAGTTCATCTTTTCTTTCTCGTCGACGCCAAGTTAGTTCTCCACAATTCGGAGTACCATGCTCTCTCCACAATCTGGAGCGACTTTGGTTTTCCAACTCAACTCGGTATTTCAGCTTCAGCAGGAAATCCCTGTTATGATACCATAGGTATCTACTGCCAGGGGATAAACTCCACTGATTCGCCGCCGGTTCTTCGAGTTACTCGAATCGTCCTTGACTCTCGAGGCCTCAATGGATTTCTCCCTCCGGCTATCGGACAGTTGTCGGAGCTGAAAGAACTCTCCCTGGCCAACAACCATCTCGTTGACTATATTCCTCCCCACATCGTTGACTGCCGTAAGCTAGAGGTATTAAACCTCCAGAATAACCGGCTCTCCGGTGAAATCCCACCGGAGGTCTCATCTCTGGTACATCTCCGATCCCTCGATCTCTCTTCGAATAAGTTCTCAGGTGATCTGAAATTCTTGAAGTATTTTCCCAACCTTGAGAATCTCTCCCTCGCGAGCAATCTATTTAGCGGAAGAGTACCAAAATCACTTCGTTCCTTTCGAAATCTCCGATACCTGAACCTCTCTGGGAATAATTACCTCCAAGGCTCCCAAGTTCCTGCAATTAACCAAGTTGATTATTCAATTTCCCGGTTAAAGACCAAGACGAAGACGAGAAGTAATCTTCCCAACCGCTATGTATTCACCGAGAGTTCCACAAACAGTAATTACAGCAGCTCTGCCGTCGCACCATTACCATCGACCTGGAAATCCAATCACTCAAATTCCAATGCTCAGGCTCCATCTCCCTCAAAATCATCTAACCCTCACAAACACCACAAGAGCAAAAAGAAGATCAAAGGTTGGTTGTTCGGGTTCTTAGCCGGCGTTGCGACGGGGTTGATTTCCGGATTGATGATGTCCATCTTTTTTAGGATGCTATTGATTTGCATCAGAGGCAGAAGTAAAGACTCTGGCCCTGTAATCTTTAGCCCCTTGATCAAAGACGCCGAGGCCATAGCCTTCCTCGAGAAAGAAGACGCGCTTTCCTCCTTGGAGATCATCGGAAAAGGTGGTTGCGGAGAAGTCTACAAGACGGAGCTTCCGGGAAGCAACGGCAAGATCATCGCCATCAAGAGGATAATTCAACCTCAGACCACGGAAGCAACAGatcttgaggaagaagacagcAAGGCTATGAATAAGAAGCTAAGGCAGATCCGGTCGGAAATCTTAACCGTCGGGCAAATCCGACACCGTAATTTGTTGTCTCTGCTGGCCCATATACCTCGACCAGACTGTCATCTGCTAGTGTACGAGTACATGAAGAATGGGAGCCTACATGACACGCTGATCCAGGTATCAGATGGGATCAGCGAATTAGAATGGAACGTAAGGCATAGGATCGCTCTTGGAATCGCGGCGGGTTTGGAATATCTACACATGAACCATAGCCCACGAATCATCCATAGGGACTTGAAACCTGCAAACATACTCCTAGACGACGACATGGAGGCCCGGATCGCAGATTTCGGGTTGGCCAAGGCCGTCCCGGAGGCCAACACTCACGTGACAACGTCCAACGTAGCAGGGACCGTGGGGTATATAGCACCGGAGTACCACCAAACTTTCAAGTTCACAGACAAGTGTGACATTTATAGTTTCGGGGTGATACTGGCGGTGCTGGTGGTGGGGAAATTACCGTCCGATGAATTCTTCCAACAAACAGACGAGATGAGCCTAGTGAAGTGGTTGAGGAACGTGATGACATCGGAGAACCCAAAGAGGGCAATTGATGAGAAGCTGATGGGGAATGGGTACGAGGAGCAAATGTTACTTGTTCTTAAGATTGCTTGCTTTTGCACTGTAGATAATCCAAAGGAGAGGCCCAACAGCAAGGATATCCGCTGCATGCTCTCTCAGGTTAAGTCCTAA